Part of the Nitrospirota bacterium genome is shown below.
AGCCCGGGCTATCCGGTCTATCCGGTCGGCACCGGCTTCTGCGGCGGCATCTCGCACATCATGCCCCTCACCAAGGCCAACGGGTTCCTGCCGGATCTCGATGCAATCCCGAAGGACGTGGCGAAGAAAGCCAAGTTGATGTGGTTAAACTCCCCGAACAACCCGACCTCGGTCATCATGAGTAAGGACTACTTCAAGCGAGTGGTGGAGTTCGCGCAGGAGAACCAGATCATCGTCTGCCACGATGCGGCCTATTCTGAGATTTATTACGACGGCAAACCTCCCGTCAGCTTCATGGAAATCGATGGGGCGAAGGACGTCGGCGTGGAGTTCCATTCGCTTTCCAAGACCTACAACATGACGGGCTGGCGTCTCGGATTCGTCGTCGGCAACAAAGACGTGTTGGCCGGGCTGGGCAAGGTCAAGAGCCAGCTGGACTCAGGCTGTTTTCAGGCCATTCAGGAAGCCGGGATCACCGCGCTCAGCCTGGATGACTCCGTGACCGACGAGCTTCGAAAGATCTATCAAGAACGGCGCGACACCTTGGTGCCGGGCCTCAAGCAACTCGGACTGGAGGTCGATCCGCCTCCAGCCGCCTTCTACATCTGGGTCACGGTACCGAAGGGCTACAGCTCCGCGTCCTTCACGGCTCACTTACTGGAGAAAGCGGGAATCGTCACGACGCCTGGCAACGGCTTCGGGGCGCCAGGCGAAGGCTATATCCGGATGACCGTCTGCACGACGAAAGAACGATTGGCGGAGGCAGTGGAGCGGATTAGAAAAGTAGGATTTTAGACTGGGGACGAGATGCCGAGGCGAGGGCTTGCTCGCGGAACGCGCACGATCAGAATGTGCTCGTTCGACGCGCGCAGTCGCCTCTCGCCCCGGCACCTCGTCTCACCGTGCACCACGATCATCCTTCAGAAGAGAGTAAGAAAAGATGGGACGCGAGACGGTGTTCATCGGGTTTGGCTCCAATGTCGGCGATCGGCTCGATTTCTGCGATCGGGCCGTGACCCTGTTGAGCCTCTTGCCCCACTCCCAGCTCCTGGGCGTGTCGCTGCTCTATGAAACAGAGCCAGTGAATGACCATGCCCAACCGGGGGACGGATGGTTCTTGAACGGCGTCGTGCAGATCGAAACGGATATCACGCCGAACAGCCTCTTAACGATTCTGAGAGAGATCGAGCGAGCACTCGGACGGGATGAAGAGAGTCGATCAGGTCCCAGGACCATCGATCTGGATATTTTGTTCTACGGCCAACGGATCATCGAGGAGCCGGATCTCGTTGTGCCTCATCCTCGCATGCACCAACGCCGGTTCGTCCTCATGCCGCTCAGCGAACTTGATCCGATGTTCCTCCATCCCTCACTTCAGCGCACGGTCAGCCAGCTGCTCGCCGAGGCGGGGAAACAGCCGGAAGTCCGTCTCCTCTTTCCCCAACCCTCGACCCGCTATGGTTCACACCCGGCTTGCAGCCAGTCCCCAGGCTCATGAAGATTCTTCGCACCCCACGATCCATGGCCGCCTGGAGCGAACGGCTCCGCAAGGAAGGCGTTACTATCGGGTTCGTGCCCACGATGGGCGCGCTGCATGACGGCCACCGCTCCCTCATCCGAGCCGCGCGACTGCGCTGCGATGCCCTCGTCGTGAGCATCTTCGTGAACCCGACCCAGTTCGGCCCGACCGAAGACTTGGCCAAATATCCTCGCCCGATTACCCACGATCGCGCGCTCTGTCGCGCAGAAGGGGTGGATGTCTGTTTCGAACCGACGCTAAGCGCGATGTATCCCGAGGGCTTTCAAACCGTCGTGACGGTCCCGGAGATTGCGCAGCGATGGGAAGGAGAAGCCAGACCCCATCACTTCGCCGGCGTCGCCACGGTCGTGACGAAACTCTTCGGGATCGTGCGGCCCCATCTGGCCCTGTTCGGCCAGAAGGATTACCAGCAGGCCGCGCTGATCAAGAGGCTCGTGGCCGATCTGAACCTCGGAGTGACCATCGACGTCCGGCCCACGATACGGGAGAAGGACGGGCTCGCAATGAGTTCCCGCAACCGGTACCTCTCCCCCGATGACCGACGCGCCGCCACCATCCTCTACCGGGCATTTCAAGCCGGTCGCCAGGCTATCGAGGAAGGGTCAAGAACTGCCTCGACGGTCGAACGCATCATGAAAAAAATGGTCGCGCAAGAACCGACGGCGCACATCGAGTACCTCGCCCTCTGCGATCCGACAAGCTTGGAGCCGCTCAAACAGGTTAAAGGCCGAATCCTCTTGCTCGGCGCGATTCGAATCGGCAAGGTTCGCCTCATCGACAATATGTTGACAGGACGCTGAAAGGTGGTCGGAGTAGCTGGGACGATCCCTGTGCTCGCGCAACGCGCGGCCTCAGAAGGCCCTCGTTGGACGCGCGCAGTTGGGATCATCCCAGCCACCCCTTAAGTAAGTGACGGTTCGCACGGCCTTGCTGATCGAACTTTTTGAGCGTCCTGCAAGACAGCCTACTTGAAACGGATTTTAATTGGATGCCGCGTAGGCAAATCGCCCCGCTTACTCGTGGGAACTGAGGTAGGAGCGTTGACTGACTAAGAGGCCGAGGACGACTTGGCCAAGACGGCGGTGATATTCCGGCTGGAGGCTCAAAAACTTGATCCCAGTTGAGGTCGGGCGGATGGAACAGACCAGCGCCCGTTCAATACGAATCGTGTCTTCCTCCACCGTTGGCTTCAACCGCAATTCGACAATGGTCCCCTTCGAGAGCCCTGTCGCCTGCAGGGTACAGCCATCCATTGAAATGTCGGTGATTCGGTTGGTCGCGGCCGGCTGATTACGGTCGAGGACCTGGGCATCGATGGAGGCAGCCAATCTGGTGTATTGGCGTCGATCGGATGCCTGCGTCTCGTGGCGCGCACCGGGCGAGAAGGACCGGAAGTGATTCGTGCAGAGCTGACAGCGAAACGACAGTACATTTACGAGGCCCAACAGGCGCGCGACCCTGTCACCCTGGGACACCACGCGCACGAAGGGGGATCCGCAACTGGGACAGTGCAGCTCCTTCATGAACCGGAAGGGATATCGCGTTGCGTCAAACCCTGCTCCGCAAGAATCGGTTCGATCCGCGCCGGCGAATAGCTGGCCGGCTTCACCCATTTCCCGTCTTCGCGCTTGTGCCCGCCGACTTTGCTCATGTTGGAGCGATGAACCTCCCGAAAGACCGGATCCATATCGATGCCATAGGACACAGCCGTGCCGTAGACGACGTAGAGGAGGTCGGCCATCTCCTTGGCGATGGACGACAAATCGCCTGAGGCCAGCGCCTCTTTCAACTCGTCGAATTCTTCCTGAATCAGTTTGACCCGCAGCTCGCGCGTCCGCCCATCGACGACCGTCGGAGCGGGACTGACGACAATATCGAATGCCCGGTGGAAGTCATCCACCATCGCCTGCTCGTGGATCATACACACTCCTTATTCACTCTCAAAGGGCAAGGCCTTGCGTGAGACGAACTCAATCGGGTCCAACAGGGGAAGCTCTTTCTCCGACGACACGCCCAGCTCCTTGAACCGACGGGCTGCCGGCAAGATCCTGGTTTCGAGCGACCCGACCGCCTTGTTGTAGGCCAGGACACTCTTCCCCAGCGCCTGTCCGACATCGTTCAAATGTTCCGTCAACACGGCCATCCGCTCGTAGAGGTCCTTCCCTAACCGCCCGGCTTCCTCGGCATGCTCGGTCATTTTCTCCTGTCGCCATCCGTAGGCGACCGCCCGAAGGAGCGCCATCAACGTCGTTGGAGTGGCCAGGACCACGCTCCGAAGAAACCCATCTTCGATCAATCGCGGGTCATGCTCCAACGCGGCGCCCAAAAACTGTTCGCCCGGCAAGAAGAGCACGACAAACTCCGGCGCCTGCGCAAATTGATTCCAGTAGGCCTTCAAGCTCAACTCGTCCATACGGGATCGGACTTGAGCCGCATGGCGGCGCATCCCTTCGAGCCGCAGCTCTTCGGTTGCCGCTTCATGCGCGTCTAGGTAACCGGCCAGCACAGTCTTGGCATCCACGATGATCTGCCGCCCACCAGGCAACTGAACCACCATGTCGGGACGGAGCCGGCCGCCATCGACCGTGATGGATTCCTGCTCAAAAAAATCGCAATGGGCCACCATGCCGGACAACTCGGCCACGCGCTTGAGCGTAATCTCGCCCCATTGGCCGCGGACGGCCGGCGCGCGCAACGCCTTCACGAGGTTGCCGGTCTCCGACTGCAGCTTCTGCTGCGATTCAGCCAGGAGCTTGAGATGCTGATCGAGACCTCCATAGGCCGCTTGCCGCGATTGCTCCAACTGTCTGAGCTGATCGTCGTATCGATGCAGCGAGTCTTGCAGGGGTTTGACCAAACTGTCGATCGCCTGTTGCCGCTGGGCGAGATCGCCCTTGGCCTCGGCTTGGAGGGTTTCGAATGAGCTGCGGGCGAGGTTCAGGAAGGCTTCGTTGTTCTGTTTGAGGGCTTCGCCGGACAGGGCCTGGAAGGTCTCGGCCAATTCCAGTCTCGCCTGGCCCAGCAGCGTCTTTTGTTCGTTGAGATGGAGCGCAGCCTCCGCAGCCCTGGTCTCCGCCACGGCACGGGCCTGGGAAGCCTCCGCAAGATTCTGTCTCACCTGATCGAGATCGAGGCGATCTTGTAACGATTGACGGCGCAATTCCTCCGCCAGCGACTCGGCCCGCTGCGCCCGTTCGCCGGTCGTGAGCAATTGCCCCTGCCACTTTGCGCGGACGCGGGCCGCCATCCAAAACCCGACGAGCAACGCGCCGAGGAGACTTCCGACAAGAGCCCCGAGGCTAAAGGCCATGCCATCAATCATAGGTGGCCATCCCGGTCATACCGACGACCGATACTCAAGCCCGTTGTTGGGTGGTGCGATGAGGGAATAATAATTTCGGAGCGTACGAAAACTATCACGAAAGGTCAAGGGCGCCAGACACGCCTCTTCCCTTCTCCCGGATGATGATTTCCCCTCGCTCCCCATCCAGACTGATTCGATCGCCTTCTTGAAGTCTAGCCGTGAGGCCCGGCACATTTGCAATGGCCGGCAATCCGTACTCGCGGGCGATGATGGCGCCATGGGAGAGCGTGCCGCCCATCTCAGCGACCAGCCCCGCTGCCACACCGAACAGGGGTGCCAGGCCTGGGTCGATGACCGAAACCACAAGAATGTCGCCTCGTCTGACGCGGCCCCAATCCTCCATCGACCGGACAATACGAACCGGCCCCTCAACCAATCCCCCGCTGATCGGGATACCATGCAAGAGCCCCTCGGGCACCGCAGTCGAAAACCTGCCCAGGCCGCGGACCGCATCTCGCCAATCCCGGATCGTGTCCGGAACATTGACTGCGGCATACCGGTCTCGATCGGCTCGGCGAGTCTGGATTCGTTCCAGCCAATCGCGTGACCCTCTTGCTAACAAGTCGGCTCGTTCGTTGTTCGTGAGATAAAAGATATCCTCCCGCGTCGAGAGGAGCCCCTCCTCGACCAATTGCTCACCGAGGCGCAGCAGAAGGCTGCGCACTGCGGCCGAGTAATACATCAAATGATGCCGGTTCGCCTCCCGGAGGGCGAAGAACCGGCAGAGCCTGCGATACAACCAAGAAAAAATGGCCCGCCGATGGAGTCGCCAACCGAACCGGGCGCGAATCTCTGCCAAGGCCCCTTCCCGTATCACGGTCTGTCGCTGAAAAATATCGGCAGGGGTGACGCCGGCGGGAGAGAGAATCTGTGTTCGCAAGACCGCCAGCAACAATTCCGGTCGGTCGGAAAACCGGGGCGACTGGACGTCCGACTCGCCGACCCCTCGGTGGCCATAGTCGTCGAGATAGCAATTGAAGGCACGGAGAAATGCCGTCCCCTCCAACCTACGCCGAACCTCACGCTGGTCCCACCCTTCCGCGGTGAACAGGGACAGAACGAAAGGATCGCGTCGAGCCCTGTCCGCTAATTCCGCCAACCGCACAATCTGCTGCGCGCTGATCACCGTCGCCTGCCCCTGGAGCGCCCCGTTCAGCAAGGCTCTCCAGTCTTTACCCAGCCAGCGAGGCAGCAAACCGCCTAACGCTTGCAAACACTGCGACACCCCTCCCGCAATGGCAAAGGTCAGTTCGTGACGATCAAGCCATCGCTCGATCTCATCGAGGCGCAACGCGAGGTCTTCGCAGGAGACAAGACTGAGCCGCTCGGCGCGATGCTCGTCCGCCATCGCCTTCATCTCCGCGAACCAGGCCGGTCCCTGTCGCACCGCCCGTCTCATCTCGACCATCATCACGAAGCCGGCACGGACGAAGGCCAACCATCCAAGGGGACGGACCTCCGGCACCCTGGCAAGCGAGTCCCCTCCCATCTGCTCCATCAGCAAGAAGGGATCTCCCCGCAGTTGTGCAATGAGCATATGGAACAGGGTCATATTGATGTAGGGCCGGCCCTGAAATATGCGGACCGATGAAACCCCGTCGGGAATTCGGCAGCCCAGGCGCCGATAGGGTGTCAGGATGTAGCGCTCCATGAACTGTTCGAGAAACGACAGGGCAAGCGGGCTCGGCAGCTCCGGCAGGGTTTCCTTGAAGTTGGCCCGCGACCATTCGCAGTCATCATCGGTCAGTTGGGGGGACCGAGCTCTCCCTGAAATGGGGCGGGCTTGAAGCAGCCACAGGCCGCGATCGTCGCAGAGCCATTCGAGGTCCACCGGATGGCCAAAC
Proteins encoded:
- the panC gene encoding pantoate--beta-alanine ligase, which gives rise to MKILRTPRSMAAWSERLRKEGVTIGFVPTMGALHDGHRSLIRAARLRCDALVVSIFVNPTQFGPTEDLAKYPRPITHDRALCRAEGVDVCFEPTLSAMYPEGFQTVVTVPEIAQRWEGEARPHHFAGVATVVTKLFGIVRPHLALFGQKDYQQAALIKRLVADLNLGVTIDVRPTIREKDGLAMSSRNRYLSPDDRRAATILYRAFQAGRQAIEEGSRTASTVERIMKKMVAQEPTAHIEYLALCDPTSLEPLKQVKGRILLLGAIRIGKVRLIDNMLTGR
- a CDS encoding PilZ domain-containing protein, with the protein product MRVVSQGDRVARLLGLVNVLSFRCQLCTNHFRSFSPGARHETQASDRRQYTRLAASIDAQVLDRNQPAATNRITDISMDGCTLQATGLSKGTIVELRLKPTVEEDTIRIERALVCSIRPTSTGIKFLSLQPEYHRRLGQVVLGLLVSQRSYLSSHE
- the folK gene encoding 2-amino-4-hydroxy-6-hydroxymethyldihydropteridine diphosphokinase, with translation MGRETVFIGFGSNVGDRLDFCDRAVTLLSLLPHSQLLGVSLLYETEPVNDHAQPGDGWFLNGVVQIETDITPNSLLTILREIERALGRDEESRSGPRTIDLDILFYGQRIIEEPDLVVPHPRMHQRRFVLMPLSELDPMFLHPSLQRTVSQLLAEAGKQPEVRLLFPQPSTRYGSHPACSQSPGS
- a CDS encoding PEP-utilizing enzyme yields the protein MDRPLFLPLAACTHPALVGGKAVGLARLLAGGFSVPPGFCVTTVAYERALRSTGFSPAERWSAALHTFGAERQKILSQCRTTIKNSDIAELTARILEQARLLDSPLRKRWAVRSSATNEDGASASFAGIYLTRLGIPPEEIGLAMKDLWLSMWDERVLNYHATSGLRDAPAMAVLLQPMLEAQAAGVAYSIHPITGRTTQVVIDAVAGLAAALVEGRTTPDQYVVEMDEQGQPILICDRRIAGQTHALRMTGQGLRDMPLLDEALGRATLSDDQLFDLARTAKRIEQTFGHPVDLEWLCDDRGLWLLQARPISGRARSPQLTDDDCEWSRANFKETLPELPSPLALSFLEQFMERYILTPYRRLGCRIPDGVSSVRIFQGRPYINMTLFHMLIAQLRGDPFLLMEQMGGDSLARVPEVRPLGWLAFVRAGFVMMVEMRRAVRQGPAWFAEMKAMADEHRAERLSLVSCEDLALRLDEIERWLDRHELTFAIAGGVSQCLQALGGLLPRWLGKDWRALLNGALQGQATVISAQQIVRLAELADRARRDPFVLSLFTAEGWDQREVRRRLEGTAFLRAFNCYLDDYGHRGVGESDVQSPRFSDRPELLLAVLRTQILSPAGVTPADIFQRQTVIREGALAEIRARFGWRLHRRAIFSWLYRRLCRFFALREANRHHLMYYSAAVRSLLLRLGEQLVEEGLLSTREDIFYLTNNERADLLARGSRDWLERIQTRRADRDRYAAVNVPDTIRDWRDAVRGLGRFSTAVPEGLLHGIPISGGLVEGPVRIVRSMEDWGRVRRGDILVVSVIDPGLAPLFGVAAGLVAEMGGTLSHGAIIAREYGLPAIANVPGLTARLQEGDRISLDGERGEIIIREKGRGVSGALDLS
- a CDS encoding LL-diaminopimelate aminotransferase codes for the protein MEVATRIKTLPPYLFAAIDKMKQAAMAKGVDIINLGIGDPDLPTPAPIIESLAQAAKNPKHHQYPSYEGMLSFRTAVADWYKRRFNVTLNPADEVLTLIGSKEGIGHIHLAFVDPGDIVLVPSPGYPVYPVGTGFCGGISHIMPLTKANGFLPDLDAIPKDVAKKAKLMWLNSPNNPTSVIMSKDYFKRVVEFAQENQIIVCHDAAYSEIYYDGKPPVSFMEIDGAKDVGVEFHSLSKTYNMTGWRLGFVVGNKDVLAGLGKVKSQLDSGCFQAIQEAGITALSLDDSVTDELRKIYQERRDTLVPGLKQLGLEVDPPPAAFYIWVTVPKGYSSASFTAHLLEKAGIVTTPGNGFGAPGEGYIRMTVCTTKERLAEAVERIRKVGF
- the rmuC gene encoding DNA recombination protein RmuC translates to MIDGMAFSLGALVGSLLGALLVGFWMAARVRAKWQGQLLTTGERAQRAESLAEELRRQSLQDRLDLDQVRQNLAEASQARAVAETRAAEAALHLNEQKTLLGQARLELAETFQALSGEALKQNNEAFLNLARSSFETLQAEAKGDLAQRQQAIDSLVKPLQDSLHRYDDQLRQLEQSRQAAYGGLDQHLKLLAESQQKLQSETGNLVKALRAPAVRGQWGEITLKRVAELSGMVAHCDFFEQESITVDGGRLRPDMVVQLPGGRQIIVDAKTVLAGYLDAHEAATEELRLEGMRRHAAQVRSRMDELSLKAYWNQFAQAPEFVVLFLPGEQFLGAALEHDPRLIEDGFLRSVVLATPTTLMALLRAVAYGWRQEKMTEHAEEAGRLGKDLYERMAVLTEHLNDVGQALGKSVLAYNKAVGSLETRILPAARRFKELGVSSEKELPLLDPIEFVSRKALPFESE